One region of Emys orbicularis isolate rEmyOrb1 chromosome 4, rEmyOrb1.hap1, whole genome shotgun sequence genomic DNA includes:
- the AKIP1 gene encoding A-kinase-interacting protein 1 isoform X1 gives MASGRPARRTCGIAQRTAGLAQEVLERAKRRKVSWPEPVEEDSERLNAAFASVVEFMSRTTKECEKYYSYVPASRCQENEIKHICRYHSRRAAENLLQTLEQEKNETSPVSNPAETPKQLARKASKDLYIEVSPGTYSVTATSEDMVKQTHMVDVNAGQSIDLTFSI, from the exons ATGGCGAGCGGCCGGCCAGCGAGACGGACCTGTGGCATCGCTCAGCGCACGGCAGGGCTGGCTCAGGAAGTCCTGGAACGGGCTAAGCGGCGGAAAGTGAGCTGGCCGGAGCCTGTG GAAGAAGATTCTGAACGTCTCAATGCAGCATTTGCTTCAGTAGTGGAGTTCATGAGTCGAACCACAAAGGAGTGTGAG AAATATTATAGCTACGTGCCAGCAAGTAGATGCCAAGAGAATGAAATTAAACACATCTGCAGATATCACAGCAGACGAGCAGCAGAAAACTTGTTACAGACATTGGAACAAGAG AAAAATGAAACCTCTCCAGTGTCAAATCCAGCTGAAACCCCCAAGCAACTT gcTAGAAAGGCTTCCAAAGATCTCTACATTGAAGTTTCCCCTGGCACCTATTCTGTCACAGCAACCTCAGAGGATATGGTGAAACAGACACATATGGTGGATGTTAATGCAGGACAAAGTATTGATTTAACTTTCAGTATATGA
- the AKIP1 gene encoding A-kinase-interacting protein 1 isoform X2 — MASGRPARRTCGIAQRTAGLAQEVLERAKRRKVSWPEPVEEDSERLNAAFASVVEFMSRTTKECEKYYSYVPASRCQENEIKHICRYHSRRAAENLLQTLEQEARKASKDLYIEVSPGTYSVTATSEDMVKQTHMVDVNAGQSIDLTFSI; from the exons ATGGCGAGCGGCCGGCCAGCGAGACGGACCTGTGGCATCGCTCAGCGCACGGCAGGGCTGGCTCAGGAAGTCCTGGAACGGGCTAAGCGGCGGAAAGTGAGCTGGCCGGAGCCTGTG GAAGAAGATTCTGAACGTCTCAATGCAGCATTTGCTTCAGTAGTGGAGTTCATGAGTCGAACCACAAAGGAGTGTGAG AAATATTATAGCTACGTGCCAGCAAGTAGATGCCAAGAGAATGAAATTAAACACATCTGCAGATATCACAGCAGACGAGCAGCAGAAAACTTGTTACAGACATTGGAACAAGAG gcTAGAAAGGCTTCCAAAGATCTCTACATTGAAGTTTCCCCTGGCACCTATTCTGTCACAGCAACCTCAGAGGATATGGTGAAACAGACACATATGGTGGATGTTAATGCAGGACAAAGTATTGATTTAACTTTCAGTATATGA